ATGAATTCATCCCCCAAATCATCATTCAAAAACAAATTGCTGAACCGGTGGAATTCCTCTTTGAAGATTATGACCCTTTGGAATCCGCTCAAGATTCCCTACCCCATTATGAGGCTGGACGTTGTGCCGAGGTGATTCAATCCGACCACAAAGCACTTTTAGAGATTCTCGATAATGCCGGACGCCAAAGGTTTTTGAATAAAGCAGCCCGCTGGCATAGGATCTCCGAAAATACCTCAATACGGCAAGCCCTCTGGGAAGGAATCTGTGAAGCCTTAGGATATAAGAATAACAAATTGCCCCTCCGTCTTTTGGCGAGGAAGGTCTTTCCCTATTTTTCCGCAAAGGCATTCACTCCCGCCGAAAGAATCGCTATCATGACGGGTCTCAGTGGATTCCTTCCCTATGATCTCGATAACAAAGAAGAATCTATCGAGAAATCATATATCTTGGGTCTCTGGAATATCTGGTGGAAACATCGAGGACAATTTGCTGCGGAAGCAGGTTTTTTATTCAAATGGCGTCTAGACTCGACACGCCCGGGTAACCATCCCCACCGTCGGATAGCGGCGGCGGCATTGGTTTGGGATCTACTCCCGAAACTCGAAAAGGCGATTCGTTCTTTTCCCGCATCGTTAGAGGACTTTGAAACCTTCCCCGTGCAGGATGAATATTGGAATAACCATTACACCCTGAAAGGGAAACCAGCAAAAAAATCACTTCAAATCATCGGGGCTGACCGTTGGCGGCAAATCCAAAGTAATATCCTCGCCCCCATGGCTTATGCCTGCGCAAAAACCCCCAGTATCCAAACCATGATATTCGCGCAATTTGCGCGGATTCCCTCCCCTGGAAGCGACCACATCATCCGGGCTGCCTGCCAAAGGCTCGAAATCACTCCCCAGGAAGTAAAAGGCATTGTCCGTAAACAAGGACTCCACCAGATTTATCAGGATTTCTGCCTAGCCGACCGTTCCGACTGCGCAAATTGCCCATTCCCCAAATTCGTCTCGGAATGGAAATTAGCAAATATCATTCATCAGACATGATTGAACACTCATTTAATATCTGAGAAACGAATAAGGCCATTTATCCAAATCACCTATGGCGAGTGCTAGCCCCTCTGACTATCTAATGTAATGATGGTTTTGGGATTCTTCTGTGAATCATTCCTCCCGCGCAAATTGCACCGTGGATAATCAATGCCCATGTAGAGGGCTCAGGAATGGCATGATAGTTTAGAAAAACACTACTACCGTCCGAACTAATCGACCATGTACCGCTAAAGGTATTTGAGAATGCCGATAGATTAAGAGTGAAATCACCAGCATTAAAACCGGATATAGAACTAGCCGAGGTTATCAGCCATTGATAATCAAGAAACGGGTCAAAGTTTAATGTGTCTCCGTAGGTGGAAAATGAATCCATGGAGATAATATTGATTGCAAATGGGTTTCCCGTTGCCAGAGAGCCACTGAGATCGATCAAATCCCAACCACTTCCAGCCCCTCCTGCGGTGTCTAAAATTTCCCACTGATAAATACCTCCGCTCCCCCAAGTCATATTTGATCCATTCAAAATCCCGGGACTATTTCCCGGACTGAGGGATCCGCCATTTGCGACCAGCACATCCCCATTGAGATTACCGAAGCCAGTAAGGAGAGAGAGCCCGTTTGTTGCGACAATGAGATCAGCAAGGACTTCACCACCCCTGAGATGCAGTGTCCCTTGGTGAATATCCAAGACTCCCCCTCCTGTGCTATTAGTTACAACAAGTCGACTACCAATACCGTCAATTCGCAGAAGGTTATTTGTGGAAGTCACATATTGCCCCACAATTGCATTTGTAGAATAAACAGTCCCCCCATTACTAATAATCAAAGTGTTATTCGCCCCGTCGACGCCTAGACTCAGGATGCTCTGATTTGACCATACAGACCCACTGCCGGCCACCAAAATAGTATTATTTGAGGAATCAACATCCAGCCCGACAATCGCCTGATCATTATAAAGAACCGCCCCGTCCAAGATGGAAAGAGAGTTACCCATACTGCCTCCCCCCCATACAAAGTCAGTTTCATTACTCCATAAAGAACCAGCACCTGTGATTATCGCCAGATTATTAGAGGATGTCTGTGTGTTACCTACAAATGTATCACTTGCGAATACTTGCCCCCCATTTGAGATTGTAATCGAGTTTGCCCCTCCAAAGAACCCCATCATAATCGTACCTTCATTGGTCCAAAGGGAATTTGCCCCGGTTACCTGAACCGTATTATTTGTGGAGTCGGGAGAGATCATTCCCATATAGGTACAACAATTTGCAAGTGTGCCAGCATTGGAAATGATAATGGAATTATTCGCCCCTTCATAACCAATCAATATATCGTCCTGATTGGTCAAAACAGAATTTGCTCCTGTGATAAGAAGAGTGTTATTCGAAGAGCTTGCTTCAATTCCGAGGATTGTGGTAAAATTTTCAACCCTACCCCCATTAGAAATCGTTAATGTATTTACCGCCCCCGTGTTTCCGATGGTTATATTCCCCTCATTTGTCCATAGGGACCCGATCCCTTCCACCAGCACCGTATTATTCGAGGAAGAGATACCATTCCCGATGATGGCAGCATCCCCATTCACATTATTAGTAATAAAAAGCTGCCCGTTATTGGTAATGACGAGGGTATTGCCAGCAGTCGTGTCCCCGATAAAATAAACGGCATTTGTTTCCACCGTCACTCCGTCAATAACGGTCTGAGAGTAAAGTGAATCCACCCCCATAAAAGAGATCAAAACAAAGAGTGAAACATATAAACCGACAGACAGTCTTTTCTTCTTCATAAAATATGGATTATAAATCATATTATTTTTAACAGGATAAATTTTATCCTGAAAAATAGATGACCATATTTAAAAATACAATCTTTAAAAAAAAATCAGCAATCCTACAAATCTTACTAAGATTAAACTCTCTGCCCCGTCCAAAGAAACGCCAACTCAATGACTACATTAACGTCATATCATAAATACTATATCTGACTGCGGATCATCTTTTACTCTGGGGAATCATCGGCTGCGGGGGACTTGCCTTGGATGACTTCTAGCTCTTGGCCGAGCCTTTCCCACTGTTGGGTGAGATTCTCGAGTCCGTCGGTGACGGTGGATAATTCACGGTTGAGATGAATGGCTTTCCCGGCTTCCTTGTAGATGTCGGGATTTTCGAGGTCCTCGGTGATTTTTTCCTGTTGTTTTTCGAGTGCAGCAATTTGCTCTTCGACAGCTTTGATCTCCTGATCCTTAGCCCGTCTTTCCTTGGCGAGGGTTTGGCGTTTCTGGGCATCGATCCGCTTTTGTTCCTTACGCGAGAGTCCAGAGGCCTCAGGAGCCTCTACTACTGCTTTTTTGTCACTGGCCCCATTTCCGCCCGCCGTGATCGCGTGGCGTTCGGAGACCGCTGCGGTTTTATCGAGATAATACTGGTAGCCCCCCGGGTACTGCGTGAGCTTGCCTTCATTCACATGGACGACATGGTTCGATATCGCCCGGATAAAATAAACATCGTGGCTGATGAATACCAGTGTGCCGGTATATTGCTCCAGTGCCCCGACCAAGGCATCAATACTGGGGATGTCCAAGTGTGTGGTGGGCTCATCCATCAAGAGGAGGTTAGGCGGATCCAAAAGCATTTTGACGAGTGCAAGCCGGGTTTTTTCTCCCCCGCTCAAGACCCCGACAGGTTTAAAGACATCATCATTGCGGAAAAGGAAACTCCCCAGAACGGTCCGGGCAGTCTGTTCCGGCACGGGTTTGGTAATACTCTGGGCTTCTTCGAGAACCGTATTTTTCGAATTCATCGTCTCCGCACGGTGTTGGGAAAAATATCCGCACTGGGTATTGTGCCCGAGGTTACGGATACCTGACTGGAAAGGAAGCACCCCCGCGAGGATTTTGAGCAAAGTGGATTTTCCGGCCCCATTTGGCCCGACAAGGACAATCCTTTGATCCCGCTCCGTCTCGAAATCCATTCCGGAATAAACCACTTTTTCCCCATAAGCCTGGTGGATATCTTTCAGGGTAATGACTTTCTGTCCGCTGCGTGTGGGTTGAGGAAAACGGAACTTGATCGTTTTTTCAGAGCCGACCGGGGCCTCGATTTTCTCCATGCGGTCGATTTGTTTGAGTTTGCTTTGTGCCTGTGAAGCTTTACTCGCTTTTGCCCGGAAACGGTCGGCAAAACGCTGTAACCTTTCAATTTCTTTTTGTTGACTCTCAAAGGCCGTCAGTTGGTTAGCCTCGAATGCCGCTTTTTGTTCAAGATATTCTTCGTAATTTCCGGTGTAACGTTTCAGCCCACCATTACGCACATCAGCAATCGTATCGACTAAACCATTCATAAAATCTCGGTCATGGGAGATCAATACAATGGAATTTGGGTAATACTCCAAATAGTTTTTGAACCAGATCAATGTTTCCAAGTCCAGATGGTTGGTCGGTTCATCGAGCATAAGGAGATCGGGTTCCTGCACGAGTAACCGCGCCAAATGGGCCCGCATCACCCAGCCACCGCTGAATTCCCTCGCGGGGCGGTCGAATTCCTCTTGTTTAAAACCTAACCCGCTCAAGATACGTTTTGCCTGCGGTTCATAATAATAACTCATCGACTGGTCGGCCTCCGGGCTGCCGTCGAGGGATGCCGTCGCTATTTGCATGACGGTCTCTTCTCCCACCGGGGCACTTTCCTGGGGAAGAAATCCGATGGTCGCCCCCCGTTCAATAATGATACTGCCTTCGTCGGGCTCGATACTCCCGAGGATCATGCCAAATAAAGTACTTTTGCCGGCACCATTTGGTCCGATCAATGCAATCCGGTCCCCCCGGTTAATCTGGAGGGAAACCTCCTCATAAAGTGGTTTACCGTGAAATGCTTTAGAGATGCCGGATATTGTAATCATGTGTGTATTTTAGATTTAAAATGGTAAAAATAAATTTAAGAGCGCCTTTAACTACCAGATATCTTGATTCCATCAACTCTTAAAATTTTTCCTAGACACGGTGAGTGACTTGGCTTTTCATGTATTCAGAAGAGAAATCAAACATATTTGTAACACAATTCTTTTATAGATATGTTCATAATATTAGCCCATAAAAAATCATGTCCCCATTTCTCCAAACCCTCATTAATCTACCCGTTAAAAAATTTGAACCGGGAGAAGTCCTCATTGAAGAAGATACGGTGAATGTCCCCGTATTTGTCTTGAAACAAGGGCGGGTTCTGATCACCCGTGAAGGAGTGGATATTTGCGAGGTCTATGATCCCGGTTCCCTTTTCGGAGAAGTCGCCTCGCTTTTAGATAGGCCTTCATCGGCCACAGTGAAAGCCTTAGATCAGACAGAGGTATATTATATCACCGATCCGAAGCGATTTGCCTTTGATCATCCCGAGGCCCTGCTGGAAGTCGCCAAACAACTTGCCCGCCGTATGGTCGCCATTGATCAACACTTTATCGAGAGTAAAAATGCTTTTGAAGAGCTCCAAAGCCAAATGGCAGAGGCCGACGATCCGATCCCCCACCCCCATAAAGAAGACAAAGTCCTCGGCCTATGGATGAAAACCCAGAATGGACTGGTCCGGCATTGGCATGGATCACATAAAGATGCCCCAGACACACACCTCTGAAAAGTCCGATTTAGTGATTATGCATCCTCTCAAAGCACTGGAATTTAAATCAAACGAACGAGAAATTATATTTATATGAAACCACTCATCGAGATCATTGCGGAATTGCCCCAGCAGGAATTTGCCGCCGGGGACTTCCTCATCACGCAGAATTCTCCTCCGGGGAATGTCTATATCATCGCTTCCGGCGAAGTCCGGATCGTCAAAGATGACATCGAAATCTGTATCGTCTCGGAAGTGGGCTCGATCTTTGGTGAGGTCTCCAGCCTGACCAATCAAAAAACCACGGCCTCCGTCCAAGCATTAACCCCCGTTAAAGCCCATACCATCGAGCATCCCATGCAATTTGCCCTCGACCACCCCGTCGCCGTTTACTTGATGGCTGTCCAGCTAGCCAAACGTCTTTCCCTTATCGATGCCCACTTTGCCCAAGTGAAAAAAGATTACCAAGGCCTCTACCGCCGCCTCTCTCAGATTTCCATGATCTGAGGCAGATTCATAAACCAAAAATGAGACAGGAGTAAGAAGGAGAATTACTCCTCCAAATTTTTCATTTTTGATTCATTTTTTTCTTTCCCTGTAGTCCTAGTTGCACAAACTTGATCCCAAATCTCAATAGGAGCCGTCATCTATATCTATCAAAGTCGGTTGTTTCGCACTCATGAATCCCTTTAGCGTCCGGGAAAAACTGGCTGAACCCCTCCGCGTCGCCGCAGATCACGGGGTCAAAGTCCTCTTTGCACCACACGGCCCGGTCTCCCTTGCCGCATTCCCCTGACCGAAGCGCTCCTGTATGAATGTGACTCTCCCGCCCTCGGCCTGAACCTCGACACCGGCAATCTCTGGCTCGGTGGCGGTGACCCCATCGAATACGTGGAGAAATTTGGGCAGAAGATCGAACACGTCCTCCGGAAAGACATGCCCCAAGACATGGAGGCCAAACGCGGTGAAATCTTTGGTTACGGCATGGCTCTGATTCCCCTCGGCACAGGTGTTATCGGCATTAAATCCGTTTTTGAAGCACTCTCCAAGGCCGGATTTGATCGTTTCACCGCCCTCGAAGTCGCCGGTGCACAAGCTCTCAAAGCCAGCTACAAATTCCTCAAAGGCTTAGGCGCTGAGTAATATTTGAGTGACCCGCTTTGTTCGACCTCAATATACCCGATAGGGAAGAGCAACGGGCCGACGTTAAGAATATTACAATTGTCCAAAAAAAGC
This genomic window from Verrucomicrobiota bacterium contains:
- a CDS encoding DUF2851 family protein, which produces MIIPEDIDKYEKLRTYLLNAAHIQFAPPEGGIKLSEHFLQFLWFERKLIKKLTTTDGKTVEIIQPGFWNHEAGPDFKNAVIKLEDHTLSGDIEIHLHDKGWVEHNHESDPAYNSVILHVAYFADTKERFVRNSRHEFIPQIIIQKQIAEPVEFLFEDYDPLESAQDSLPHYEAGRCAEVIQSDHKALLEILDNAGRQRFLNKAARWHRISENTSIRQALWEGICEALGYKNNKLPLRLLARKVFPYFSAKAFTPAERIAIMTGLSGFLPYDLDNKEESIEKSYILGLWNIWWKHRGQFAAEAGFLFKWRLDSTRPGNHPHRRIAAAALVWDLLPKLEKAIRSFPASLEDFETFPVQDEYWNNHYTLKGKPAKKSLQIIGADRWRQIQSNILAPMAYACAKTPSIQTMIFAQFARIPSPGSDHIIRAACQRLEITPQEVKGIVRKQGLHQIYQDFCLADRSDCANCPFPKFVSEWKLANIIHQT
- a CDS encoding ABC-F family ATP-binding cassette domain-containing protein; the protein is MITISGISKAFHGKPLYEEVSLQINRGDRIALIGPNGAGKSTLFGMILGSIEPDEGSIIIERGATIGFLPQESAPVGEETVMQIATASLDGSPEADQSMSYYYEPQAKRILSGLGFKQEEFDRPAREFSGGWVMRAHLARLLVQEPDLLMLDEPTNHLDLETLIWFKNYLEYYPNSIVLISHDRDFMNGLVDTIADVRNGGLKRYTGNYEEYLEQKAAFEANQLTAFESQQKEIERLQRFADRFRAKASKASQAQSKLKQIDRMEKIEAPVGSEKTIKFRFPQPTRSGQKVITLKDIHQAYGEKVVYSGMDFETERDQRIVLVGPNGAGKSTLLKILAGVLPFQSGIRNLGHNTQCGYFSQHRAETMNSKNTVLEEAQSITKPVPEQTARTVLGSFLFRNDDVFKPVGVLSGGEKTRLALVKMLLDPPNLLLMDEPTTHLDIPSIDALVGALEQYTGTLVFISHDVYFIRAISNHVVHVNEGKLTQYPGGYQYYLDKTAAVSERHAITAGGNGASDKKAVVEAPEASGLSRKEQKRIDAQKRQTLAKERRAKDQEIKAVEEQIAALEKQQEKITEDLENPDIYKEAGKAIHLNRELSTVTDGLENLTQQWERLGQELEVIQGKSPAADDSPE
- a CDS encoding cyclic nucleotide-binding domain-containing protein, which codes for MSPFLQTLINLPVKKFEPGEVLIEEDTVNVPVFVLKQGRVLITREGVDICEVYDPGSLFGEVASLLDRPSSATVKALDQTEVYYITDPKRFAFDHPEALLEVAKQLARRMVAIDQHFIESKNAFEELQSQMAEADDPIPHPHKEDKVLGLWMKTQNGLVRHWHGSHKDAPDTHL
- a CDS encoding cyclic nucleotide-binding domain-containing protein, whose amino-acid sequence is MKPLIEIIAELPQQEFAAGDFLITQNSPPGNVYIIASGEVRIVKDDIEICIVSEVGSIFGEVSSLTNQKTTASVQALTPVKAHTIEHPMQFALDHPVAVYLMAVQLAKRLSLIDAHFAQVKKDYQGLYRRLSQISMI
- a CDS encoding sugar phosphate isomerase/epimerase — encoded protein: MYECDSPALGLNLDTGNLWLGGGDPIEYVEKFGQKIEHVLRKDMPQDMEAKRGEIFGYGMALIPLGTGVIGIKSVFEALSKAGFDRFTALEVAGAQALKASYKFLKGLGAE